The following coding sequences lie in one Silvanigrella aquatica genomic window:
- a CDS encoding competence/damage-inducible protein A, with translation MKSAGLLITGNEVLSAKTKDTNGPFMGMHLRRLGIPVRASMMCADEESDLLECLHYLASKSDVILMTGGLGPTSDDLTADVVAKFFHIPLEFNQEAWDACADFFIKSGRTSIPESNKKQANLPKGCKLLPNKLGTAAGFSVSGEKNGKKVTIYSMPGVPYEMEVMFLEYVLPHLSNNSLPPIMQSWQVFFMGESFMQTAINEAEKALLNKFQNASISYQAHPNYVSYSVTLFPESKENKEECEKYLNDVFNCAVDSAFGEYIIYKQDKKVAQYIISTLLEKNLKISFIENSSAGYLTKEFSSISHDPRFFAGSFCLASRNIKENIFKIPHNILNNEKNEPLLMLEYLSTNSFQFTEADICLSEYGFPSDPYLKYENPPEGFYLLLSFRKSKFLNYEEFEKKLAKFSWKNVEDLNSSQFVHFSCFLKSNKRHVREIQQLRACIYLLCSLAKIL, from the coding sequence ATGAAGTCAGCGGGATTATTAATCACTGGAAATGAAGTATTATCTGCAAAAACAAAAGATACGAATGGTCCTTTTATGGGTATGCATTTAAGGCGACTTGGTATACCTGTTCGTGCGTCTATGATGTGTGCCGATGAGGAGTCCGATTTATTGGAGTGTCTTCATTATCTCGCAAGTAAATCAGATGTGATTTTAATGACCGGAGGATTAGGCCCTACATCTGACGATTTAACAGCAGATGTGGTGGCAAAATTCTTTCACATTCCACTAGAGTTTAATCAGGAAGCTTGGGATGCGTGCGCCGATTTTTTTATAAAATCAGGAAGAACTTCTATTCCTGAAAGTAACAAAAAACAAGCAAATTTACCAAAAGGCTGTAAATTATTACCAAATAAATTAGGAACGGCTGCTGGATTTTCAGTATCAGGTGAAAAAAATGGGAAAAAGGTGACAATTTATAGTATGCCAGGTGTTCCTTACGAAATGGAAGTGATGTTTTTAGAATATGTATTACCCCATTTATCGAATAATTCTTTGCCACCTATAATGCAAAGTTGGCAAGTCTTTTTTATGGGTGAGTCCTTTATGCAAACAGCTATTAATGAAGCAGAAAAAGCTTTATTAAATAAGTTTCAAAATGCTTCAATTTCTTATCAGGCACACCCTAATTACGTTTCATATTCTGTAACTTTATTTCCAGAATCGAAAGAAAATAAAGAGGAATGTGAAAAATATTTAAATGATGTATTTAATTGTGCTGTCGATTCTGCTTTTGGTGAATATATTATATATAAACAAGATAAAAAAGTGGCTCAATATATTATTTCTACCTTGTTAGAAAAAAATCTAAAAATTTCATTTATTGAAAACTCAAGTGCAGGATATTTGACAAAAGAATTTAGCTCTATTAGTCATGATCCCCGTTTTTTTGCAGGGTCTTTTTGTTTAGCATCAAGAAATATTAAAGAAAATATTTTTAAAATTCCTCATAATATTTTAAATAATGAAAAAAATGAACCTTTATTAATGTTGGAGTACTTATCAACAAATAGTTTTCAATTCACGGAAGCAGATATCTGTTTATCAGAATATGGTTTTCCATCTGATCCCTATTTAAAATATGAAAATCCTCCAGAAGGATTTTATTTATTACTTTCATTTAGGAAATCTAAATTTTTAAATTATGAAGAATTTGAAAAAAAACTTGCAAAATTTTCTTGGAAAAATGTAGAGGATTTGAATTCTTCTCAATTTGTTCATTTTTCTTGTTTTTTAAAGTCGAATAAACGTCATGTAAGAGAAATTCAACAATTACGAGCTTGTATTTATTTATTATGTTCTTTGGCGAAAATTCTTTAA
- the cmk gene encoding (d)CMP kinase yields MRIAISGHSGCGNTTATTNVGKALQLKIVNYTFRDLARDLSVNFEELHKEASSNLIYDYLTDLTLIRNAVSNENIVIGTRLAAWLMDAELRIWLHAPLEARASRINRRETEKESSYEQVLYKTLKRDEQNRKRYLRLYGLDIEDHSDFDITINTEKLTADQVSSLIVAAAKWAKKSQLERKNLHLARIQEIIAENLQIPLEAVQNPKYPVNIVEIFQNLKKVK; encoded by the coding sequence ATGAGAATTGCGATATCAGGACATAGCGGCTGCGGAAACACAACAGCAACAACAAATGTTGGCAAAGCCCTACAGCTAAAAATAGTAAATTACACTTTTCGTGATTTAGCGCGAGATCTTTCTGTAAATTTTGAGGAATTACACAAGGAAGCATCATCAAATCTCATTTACGACTACCTTACCGATCTCACCCTCATTCGAAATGCTGTTTCAAATGAAAACATCGTGATAGGAACAAGACTGGCAGCTTGGCTCATGGATGCCGAACTGCGCATTTGGCTGCATGCCCCCTTAGAGGCACGTGCATCGCGAATCAACCGTCGGGAAACGGAAAAAGAATCCAGTTACGAGCAAGTTCTCTATAAAACTTTAAAAAGAGATGAGCAAAATAGAAAAAGATACTTAAGGCTTTATGGTTTAGATATTGAAGACCATAGCGATTTCGATATCACAATTAATACCGAAAAATTAACCGCCGATCAGGTATCAAGCCTCATAGTAGCGGCGGCAAAATGGGCGAAAAAGAGCCAACTTGAACGCAAAAACTTGCACTTAGCGCGCATCCAAGAAATAATTGCTGAAAATTTACAGATCCCCTTAGAAGCCGTGCAAAACCCAAAATATCCTGTCAATATTGTGGAAATATTTCAAAACTTAAAAAAGGTGAAGTGA
- a CDS encoding 2OG-Fe(II) oxygenase gives MSLYKRIHIANKLFSKDINSLIKDEILALIVEKFYAHESCIQLSSNILKSKESEKYMHENIENKEIVNYYFGVDRLGVPFNLTYNQSFESEIVHKYYDQILPSRERLRKFAKPAVTSIDKLRLELDEQYEYGANVAHFQGKKMLTGIARIAKAKLSYMSAEQPHFDALPEKYFNLDKQFAANIYLKVPHVGGELEIWDVAPLPPLFNAPKKWREQLPTSIKITPKTGDLIIFNCRRPHAIGAFEGEDRISEQTFIGYKSKQSLKLWN, from the coding sequence ATGTCTTTATATAAAAGAATACATATAGCAAATAAATTGTTTTCTAAAGATATTAACTCCTTAATTAAGGATGAAATACTTGCTTTAATTGTGGAGAAATTTTATGCTCATGAAAGTTGTATTCAATTATCATCAAATATTTTAAAAAGCAAAGAATCTGAAAAATATATGCATGAAAATATTGAAAATAAAGAAATAGTTAATTATTATTTTGGCGTTGATAGATTGGGGGTTCCATTTAATTTGACATATAATCAAAGTTTTGAATCTGAAATTGTTCATAAATATTATGACCAAATATTACCTTCCCGTGAAAGACTCCGTAAATTTGCCAAACCGGCTGTCACATCGATAGATAAGCTCAGATTAGAACTTGACGAACAATATGAATACGGAGCAAATGTTGCACATTTTCAAGGGAAAAAAATGTTAACTGGTATTGCACGAATCGCAAAAGCAAAACTATCTTACATGAGCGCGGAACAACCACATTTTGATGCATTACCTGAAAAATATTTTAATTTAGATAAACAATTTGCTGCTAATATTTATTTAAAAGTACCTCATGTAGGCGGTGAATTAGAAATATGGGATGTTGCTCCTTTACCTCCTTTATTTAATGCGCCTAAAAAATGGAGAGAACAATTGCCAACTTCAATTAAAATCACACCTAAAACGGGCGATCTTATTATTTTTAACTGCAGAAGACCGCACGCAATTGGTGCATTTGAGGGTGAAGATAGGATTAGTGAGCAAACTTTTATTGGATATAAATCAAAACAATCACTAAAATTATGGAATTAA
- a CDS encoding sigma-54-dependent transcriptional regulator: MGNKSKQSSKSNAYTVIHLDDDPLELKNLARILKNHTKDVTFELHSFISIADLKNGIEKLNKIDFAILDIFLSDELSLTGISVVQELKKIHPNIIILMSSNWDEPDSVLQSLRAGADEFLSKKIRNHDLIEKILMVRKSIILKRGIHILDKKEEFIFNKYSGETMKKISKRIPQIVNSAITSVYIEGESGTGKEVIVELFEDYVQKSPFIKMNCGSISPSLLESELFGYVKGAFTGANTNKAGLLESASGGWFFLDEVSSLSDSAQVALLRVLENQEVTRIGESFARKVNIRFIAASNVPLIHKVAEGKFRNDLWQRLCETEIILKPLRERKNEIPDLILYFCKVMRGGPYTIEKTAMNVLCQLPWSEGNVRELRNCLRAMTEHQSQKVLTPLSIPERILEKNHPEKIGKSNGDFYIKVPIKNEKGINLKYNEMVDILLSEYIKKTGLGKINITKLSKELGIARSTLQLKLKSFKNK; this comes from the coding sequence ATGGGGAATAAATCTAAACAGTCCTCAAAGTCGAATGCTTATACCGTAATTCATTTAGATGACGATCCTCTCGAATTAAAAAATTTAGCTAGAATTTTAAAAAATCATACTAAAGATGTTACTTTTGAATTGCATTCATTTATATCAATTGCAGATTTAAAAAATGGGATTGAAAAATTAAATAAAATTGATTTTGCCATATTAGACATTTTTTTATCAGATGAGTTGAGTTTAACGGGAATATCCGTTGTGCAAGAACTAAAAAAAATTCATCCTAATATTATTATTTTAATGAGTTCAAACTGGGATGAGCCTGATTCTGTTTTGCAAAGTTTAAGAGCTGGTGCCGATGAATTTTTATCTAAAAAAATAAGAAATCACGATCTCATTGAAAAAATATTAATGGTTAGAAAATCAATAATATTAAAAAGAGGAATTCATATTTTAGATAAAAAAGAGGAATTTATTTTTAATAAATATTCTGGCGAAACAATGAAGAAAATAAGTAAAAGAATTCCTCAAATTGTGAACTCTGCAATTACCTCTGTTTATATTGAAGGAGAATCAGGAACAGGAAAAGAAGTCATTGTTGAATTGTTTGAAGATTATGTGCAAAAATCTCCCTTTATAAAAATGAATTGTGGCAGTATTTCTCCAAGTTTATTAGAAAGTGAATTATTTGGCTATGTCAAAGGAGCCTTTACGGGAGCAAATACGAATAAAGCGGGATTATTGGAGTCGGCATCGGGAGGATGGTTTTTTTTAGACGAAGTGTCCAGTCTTTCTGATAGTGCTCAAGTTGCTTTGTTAAGAGTATTAGAAAATCAGGAGGTGACGCGCATAGGAGAATCCTTCGCTAGAAAAGTGAATATTCGATTTATAGCCGCATCCAATGTTCCGCTAATTCATAAAGTAGCAGAAGGAAAATTTAGAAATGATCTTTGGCAACGATTGTGTGAAACAGAAATTATTTTAAAGCCTTTGCGTGAAAGAAAAAATGAAATCCCCGATCTTATTTTATATTTTTGTAAAGTAATGCGCGGTGGTCCTTATACCATTGAAAAAACAGCGATGAATGTACTATGTCAACTCCCCTGGAGTGAAGGAAATGTGAGAGAATTAAGAAATTGTTTGCGCGCCATGACGGAGCATCAATCTCAAAAAGTTTTAACCCCACTTTCTATACCGGAAAGAATTTTAGAAAAAAATCATCCTGAAAAAATAGGAAAAAGTAACGGGGATTTTTATATTAAAGTTCCTATTAAAAATGAAAAAGGTATCAATTTAAAATATAATGAAATGGTTGATATTTTATTAAGTGAATATATAAAAAAAACAGGTCTTGGGAAAATAAATATTACGAAATTGTCTAAAGAACTCGGAATAGCAAGAAGTACTTTGCAGCTAAAACTAAAGTCATTTAAAAATAAATAA
- a CDS encoding shikimate kinase — protein sequence MTKYWAKRFRNIILTGMPASGKTTFGKIYAQHSDRFFLDFDNFIETTTRKTIPQIMEQEGEEGFRELENKILLKLERRHNFVIAMGGGTLVNPENLSFARRLGLIVMLHLDPKEIAKRIFPTKETRPLFSKLNTIEDIEKKVNELWELRKESYEQSDVIIDATYNTIDSMKMHLALIERRANNREYMHDVYNIMNKRTRPQSKWSEKEEDIPSIEEMH from the coding sequence ATGACTAAATATTGGGCAAAACGTTTCAGAAATATCATCCTCACGGGTATGCCTGCTTCAGGAAAAACAACTTTTGGAAAAATTTACGCCCAACATAGTGATCGATTTTTCCTCGATTTTGATAATTTTATTGAAACAACGACAAGAAAAACCATTCCTCAAATCATGGAGCAAGAGGGGGAAGAAGGTTTTCGGGAACTCGAAAATAAAATCCTCTTAAAGCTCGAAAGACGTCATAATTTTGTCATCGCAATGGGCGGAGGGACGCTCGTAAATCCCGAAAATTTATCTTTCGCAAGAAGGCTGGGACTTATTGTCATGTTGCATCTTGATCCTAAGGAAATTGCAAAAAGAATATTTCCAACTAAAGAAACAAGACCCTTATTTTCTAAATTAAATACAATTGAAGATATTGAAAAGAAAGTAAATGAACTCTGGGAGCTGAGAAAAGAATCCTATGAACAGTCCGATGTCATTATTGATGCCACTTATAATACGATCGATTCTATGAAAATGCACTTAGCACTTATTGAGCGCAGAGCAAATAATCGTGAATATATGCATGATGTATATAATATTATGAATAAAAGAACGAGGCCGCAAAGCAAATGGAGTGAAAAAGAGGAAGATATTCCCTCTATTGAGGAGATGCATTAA
- a CDS encoding SDR family NAD(P)-dependent oxidoreductase, whose amino-acid sequence MKVKTHWYARPFPNNWEFYSTCEEGNNIDIAIKNDENTAKIAPNPKEVILQGMAACTSVDIVSNLQKMRQPLQKLSVECEAIQNETLPKVFKECLMTYKVTGENINIERVAYCVQLSFTKYCGVSAMIEKSGCFITPKLIVNEKEIDIWDPENKISNKLQNWLQAMSKKAPSGFVLVTGSSRGIGAAMAKQLAKEGYAVIPTSRSKINFDHENIFDSLYLDVSNSFSILNLKEFLKRNSVKLNLLIQNAGISSLENSDDLNALDLNFSEIRHVYETNVFGIIETTRVFQEIMNQNSIIALVSSTMGQPERDSYLNASYRMSKRTVTQFAKQAALQSEMENKKISIISFHPGSVKTDLNPGGKISVEKSASQIGELFSIKNIHDIYKNNGQFLIYNEKNKTWDPSY is encoded by the coding sequence ATGAAAGTAAAAACCCATTGGTATGCCAGGCCTTTTCCTAATAATTGGGAATTTTATAGCACCTGTGAAGAAGGAAATAATATTGATATTGCCATTAAAAACGATGAAAATACAGCAAAAATAGCTCCTAACCCTAAGGAGGTTATTTTACAAGGCATGGCCGCCTGTACATCTGTCGATATTGTGAGCAATTTACAAAAAATGCGTCAACCTTTGCAAAAATTGTCTGTGGAATGTGAAGCAATACAAAATGAAACTCTTCCTAAAGTCTTTAAAGAATGTCTCATGACCTATAAAGTAACAGGGGAAAATATCAATATTGAAAGAGTTGCTTATTGTGTACAGTTGAGTTTTACAAAGTACTGTGGTGTTAGTGCCATGATTGAAAAATCAGGTTGCTTTATTACACCTAAACTCATTGTGAATGAAAAAGAAATCGATATTTGGGATCCTGAAAATAAAATTTCGAATAAGTTACAAAATTGGCTTCAAGCTATGTCTAAAAAAGCACCATCGGGCTTTGTTTTAGTTACAGGATCTTCAAGGGGAATTGGGGCTGCCATGGCAAAGCAACTTGCTAAGGAAGGATACGCTGTAATTCCGACATCTCGTTCTAAAATTAATTTTGATCATGAAAATATTTTTGATTCACTTTATTTGGATGTCTCAAATTCATTTTCAATTTTAAATTTAAAGGAATTCTTAAAAAGAAATTCTGTAAAATTAAATCTATTAATTCAAAATGCAGGTATTTCATCGTTAGAAAATTCAGATGATTTAAATGCATTAGATTTGAATTTTTCTGAAATCAGGCATGTGTATGAGACAAATGTTTTCGGCATCATCGAAACAACTCGTGTCTTTCAAGAAATTATGAATCAAAATTCTATTATTGCTCTCGTTTCAAGTACCATGGGTCAGCCTGAAAGAGATTCCTATTTAAATGCTTCGTATCGCATGTCAAAAAGGACAGTCACTCAATTTGCAAAACAAGCTGCTTTACAAAGTGAAATGGAAAATAAAAAAATATCTATAATTAGCTTTCATCCTGGAAGTGTAAAAACTGATTTAAATCCTGGCGGAAAAATATCTGTAGAAAAGAGTGCATCACAAATTGGAGAATTATTTTCGATAAAAAATATCCATGATATTTACAAAAATAATGGTCAATTTTTAATTTATAATGAGAAAAATAAAACTTGGGATCCGAGTTATTAA
- the nagA gene encoding N-acetylglucosamine-6-phosphate deacetylase: MFCLANALVFNGEKFLKKKQIYIKDNSIADISSKKNTKKIKEIDLNGNILCPGFIDIQLNGGGGVFFNESQTISGLKQIMQAHLSFGTTSFLPTFITDDNSKIILAINCINKAIQQKIPGILGVHLEGPYLNKDKKGIHPVDFIRTPSEDKIDYLFQLISGIKLITLAPEKINHEFLKKLIKNNFIIFAGHSNATCQQMKDAFSLGVKGITHLFNACSPLGSREPGIVGAALLNDEIWCGIIADGHHVCFDTLKLAFKAKSKRKFILVSDAMAPIGTNLKEFYIGNNKIFVKEGKYLDAAGTLAGSAITVYDALLNIYQNNLASLEETLQMTSTNAAQCLGIDNPQSSIKKGRILPGFDADFVVLEKNTLKIMHVFQEGKLHAM; this comes from the coding sequence ATGTTTTGTCTTGCAAATGCCTTAGTATTCAACGGAGAAAAATTTTTAAAAAAGAAACAAATCTATATTAAAGATAATTCTATTGCAGATATTTCTAGTAAAAAAAATACTAAAAAAATAAAAGAAATTGATTTAAATGGAAATATTCTTTGTCCTGGATTTATTGATATCCAATTAAATGGTGGCGGTGGTGTTTTTTTTAATGAAAGCCAAACAATATCTGGATTAAAACAAATTATGCAGGCGCATTTGTCATTTGGGACAACTTCATTTTTACCTACTTTTATTACCGATGATAACAGTAAAATTATACTTGCAATAAATTGTATTAACAAAGCTATACAGCAAAAAATACCCGGTATATTAGGAGTGCATTTAGAAGGTCCCTATTTAAACAAAGATAAAAAAGGAATTCATCCTGTCGATTTTATTCGTACTCCTTCAGAAGATAAAATTGATTATTTATTTCAATTAATTTCTGGGATTAAATTAATCACATTGGCACCTGAAAAAATAAATCATGAGTTTCTGAAAAAATTAATAAAAAATAATTTTATTATATTTGCTGGTCATAGTAATGCCACATGCCAACAGATGAAAGACGCTTTTTCTTTAGGAGTTAAAGGTATTACTCATTTATTTAATGCCTGTTCTCCTTTGGGAAGTCGGGAACCAGGAATTGTTGGGGCGGCATTATTAAATGATGAAATTTGGTGTGGTATTATTGCAGATGGGCATCATGTTTGTTTTGATACTCTCAAGCTTGCTTTTAAAGCGAAATCAAAAAGAAAATTTATTTTGGTATCCGACGCTATGGCTCCCATTGGGACAAATTTAAAAGAATTTTATATTGGAAATAATAAAATATTTGTAAAAGAGGGCAAATATCTCGATGCTGCTGGTACTTTAGCTGGTTCCGCTATTACAGTTTATGATGCCTTATTAAATATTTATCAAAATAACCTTGCGTCATTAGAAGAAACTTTGCAAATGACTTCAACAAATGCAGCACAATGTTTAGGAATTGACAATCCTCAATCTTCAATTAAAAAAGGAAGAATATTACCCGGATTCGACGCCGACTTTGTTGTGCTTGAAAAAAATACATTAAAAATTATGCATGTTTTTCAAGAGGGAAAACTTCATGCAATGTAA
- a CDS encoding BadF/BadG/BcrA/BcrD ATPase family protein produces the protein MRNDFFIGVDGGGSKTHLRLEASDGKVLAEAFSGPANIRLSVDVACRSIQDALDQVLQKADLKNKKNIRLHVGMGLAGYEVQSAREGFLAKLKHSFANCIIQSDAYVACLGAHSGHFGCVIIVGTGVVGLKITKKGKSQVGGWGFPHGDEGGAAWLGLEAVRSLLYQCDGLLENSSLLIHLRKKLGTKVEDITQWACYANASQYAELARDIFKFADKNDKLAIQLLKRSAKHVENIFLAFDKQGKALDKNLPYSLVGGVVPFIIDYLKPAYKKRLVSPKGDACDGALLMIRKNISQSE, from the coding sequence ATGCGCAACGACTTTTTCATTGGTGTTGATGGCGGGGGAAGTAAAACTCATCTTCGACTAGAAGCCTCCGATGGAAAAGTTCTTGCCGAAGCTTTTTCCGGGCCCGCTAATATTCGTTTATCAGTTGATGTCGCTTGTCGCTCCATTCAAGATGCTCTCGATCAGGTTCTTCAAAAAGCAGACTTAAAAAACAAAAAAAATATACGTTTGCATGTCGGAATGGGTTTGGCAGGATATGAAGTTCAATCGGCGCGGGAAGGTTTTTTAGCAAAGTTAAAACACTCTTTTGCAAATTGTATTATTCAATCTGATGCTTATGTCGCCTGTCTCGGCGCACATTCAGGACATTTTGGATGCGTCATAATTGTAGGAACAGGAGTTGTTGGCCTCAAAATTACAAAAAAAGGGAAGAGCCAAGTGGGAGGCTGGGGGTTTCCTCATGGGGATGAAGGAGGAGCCGCTTGGCTTGGATTAGAGGCGGTTCGGAGTCTGTTATATCAATGTGATGGTCTTCTGGAAAATTCATCTTTGCTAATTCATTTAAGAAAAAAATTAGGAACGAAGGTTGAGGACATTACTCAGTGGGCTTGCTATGCCAATGCCAGTCAATATGCAGAATTAGCGAGAGATATTTTTAAATTTGCAGATAAAAACGATAAACTTGCTATACAGTTGTTAAAACGTTCTGCAAAACATGTGGAAAATATTTTTTTAGCATTTGATAAACAAGGTAAAGCTTTAGATAAAAATCTTCCCTATTCTTTAGTCGGGGGAGTTGTCCCATTTATTATAGATTATTTAAAACCTGCTTATAAAAAAAGACTTGTATCACCCAAAGGTGATGCGTGCGACGGCGCTCTTCTTATGATAAGAAAAAATATCAGTCAATCGGAATGA
- a CDS encoding pyridoxal phosphate-dependent decarboxylase family protein, with product MVTHNLTDSINLVSDWIGYYNENIHKLSVLPKVEFGEILNQLPKNPEEFPEDFKKIFEDFKTIILPGITHWQHPKFFAYFPSNTSPPSLLAEMVICALGVQGMSWVTSPAATELEICVMDWLRKMIGLPSCFTGVIQDSASSSTMIAMTVAREKISNFTTNKTGIQDLKLVAYCSVDAHSSVEKSAKIIGIGSDNLRKIPINQKQQMDIEILKRTIEDDIKNGFKPFFIVGTFGTTSSASIDPLQEIAQLSKNYGIWFHVDAAYAGSALILPEIREMAIGICEADSIVFNPHKWLFTSFECSAFFIRNKNELLNTFEILPEYLKTNDSKAVVNFRDWGLGLGRKFRSLKLWFVIRWYGIQGLQNMIRSHIEYAKKLENIIKEDNRFEFMANRYFALICFRLKGSDELNYKFMDKINKSGKLYLSHTKLNEKFVLRLSLGQTNLTEKNVIEAWQDILSLVD from the coding sequence ATGGTTACTCATAACTTAACGGATTCAATTAATTTAGTTTCAGATTGGATCGGATATTATAATGAAAATATTCATAAATTATCAGTTTTACCAAAGGTTGAATTTGGTGAAATTTTGAATCAGCTTCCAAAAAATCCCGAAGAATTTCCCGAAGATTTTAAAAAAATATTTGAAGATTTTAAGACAATTATTTTACCAGGTATTACGCACTGGCAACATCCTAAATTTTTTGCATATTTTCCTTCAAATACAAGTCCTCCATCTCTTCTTGCTGAAATGGTTATTTGTGCTTTAGGAGTTCAGGGTATGAGTTGGGTAACTTCACCAGCAGCTACCGAACTTGAAATTTGTGTGATGGATTGGCTACGTAAGATGATTGGATTACCGAGTTGTTTTACAGGTGTTATTCAAGATTCGGCATCGAGTTCTACTATGATTGCAATGACGGTGGCGCGTGAAAAAATATCGAATTTTACTACTAATAAAACCGGTATTCAAGATCTGAAATTAGTAGCTTATTGCTCTGTTGATGCTCATTCTTCAGTGGAAAAATCTGCAAAAATAATTGGTATTGGAAGTGATAATTTAAGAAAAATTCCAATTAATCAAAAGCAACAAATGGATATTGAAATATTAAAAAGAACTATTGAAGATGATATCAAAAATGGATTCAAACCTTTTTTTATTGTAGGGACTTTTGGAACAACCAGTTCTGCATCTATTGATCCTTTACAAGAAATTGCCCAATTATCTAAAAATTATGGAATTTGGTTTCATGTTGATGCTGCCTATGCTGGTTCTGCTCTTATTCTTCCTGAAATTAGAGAAATGGCCATAGGAATTTGTGAGGCGGATAGTATTGTATTTAATCCTCATAAATGGCTTTTTACTTCATTTGAATGTTCCGCTTTTTTTATACGTAACAAGAATGAGCTTTTAAATACCTTTGAAATATTGCCTGAATATTTAAAAACAAATGATTCTAAAGCAGTTGTTAACTTTCGAGATTGGGGCTTAGGTTTAGGAAGAAAGTTTCGTAGTTTAAAATTATGGTTTGTAATTCGGTGGTATGGCATACAAGGATTACAAAATATGATTCGTTCACATATTGAATATGCAAAAAAATTAGAAAATATAATAAAAGAAGATAATCGGTTTGAATTTATGGCTAATAGATATTTCGCTCTTATTTGTTTCAGATTAAAAGGAAGTGACGAATTAAATTATAAATTTATGGATAAAATCAACAAGTCTGGAAAATTATATTTGTCACATACAAAATTAAATGAAAAATTTGTTTTGCGACTTTCCTTAGGCCAAACTAACTTAACAGAAAAAAATGTTATTGAAGCCTGGCAAGATATTTTAAGCTTGGTAGATTGA
- a CDS encoding carbonic anhydrase, with the protein MSINKLFIPFAVTSFFAFLCMNSAASAEAAHEAAHWSYFGENGPANWAKLDKANIVCSSGKKQSPIDLIEKNVNHNKSLPKIDFSYLEVPLKVLNNGHTIQVNYPKGSMVMVGDTKAELLQFHFHTPSEHAFDGKRTAMEVHFVNKKEDGSLLVVGVLMKKGKENKSLAGLFNNFPKKEGPESVVSGEKINPMNFLPKDDEYYTYQGSLTTPGCAEIVSWYVMKDKIEVSSDQIKKFKKLFPMDARPLQALNGRVVEEKD; encoded by the coding sequence ATGTCAATAAATAAGCTATTTATTCCCTTTGCTGTTACCAGTTTTTTTGCATTTTTGTGTATGAACTCAGCAGCTTCTGCTGAAGCTGCTCACGAAGCCGCCCATTGGAGTTATTTTGGTGAAAATGGCCCCGCAAATTGGGCAAAACTAGATAAAGCAAATATTGTTTGTAGCTCAGGTAAAAAGCAGTCTCCCATCGATCTTATTGAAAAAAATGTTAATCATAATAAATCATTACCTAAAATTGATTTCTCCTATTTGGAAGTTCCACTAAAAGTTTTGAATAATGGACATACGATTCAAGTAAACTATCCAAAAGGAAGTATGGTAATGGTTGGAGATACAAAAGCAGAACTTTTACAATTCCATTTTCATACCCCGAGTGAGCATGCTTTTGATGGTAAGCGTACTGCCATGGAAGTTCATTTTGTCAATAAAAAAGAGGATGGTTCACTTCTGGTTGTAGGTGTATTGATGAAAAAAGGGAAAGAAAATAAATCATTGGCTGGGTTATTTAATAATTTTCCAAAAAAAGAAGGACCCGAGTCTGTTGTTTCGGGAGAAAAAATTAATCCTATGAATTTCTTACCGAAGGATGATGAATATTATACTTATCAAGGTTCATTAACGACTCCAGGCTGTGCGGAAATAGTGAGTTGGTATGTGATGAAAGATAAAATTGAGGTGTCATCCGATCAAATCAAGAAATTTAAAAAATTATTTCCTATGGACGCAAGGCCTTTACAAGCTTTAAATGGTCGTGTTGTTGAGGAAAAAGATTAG